The proteins below are encoded in one region of Flavobacterium nackdongense:
- a CDS encoding DUF2256 domain-containing protein, with protein sequence MKGVKKQNLPNKICVVCQKPFAWRKKWEKVWDEVKYCSDKCRGNK encoded by the coding sequence ATGAAAGGCGTTAAAAAACAAAACCTTCCCAATAAAATTTGTGTCGTTTGCCAAAAGCCTTTCGCTTGGCGCAAAAAATGGGAAAAAGTCTGGGACGAAGTAAAATATTGCAGTGATAAATGTAGAGGCAATAAGTAA